A window of the Acanthochromis polyacanthus isolate Apoly-LR-REF ecotype Palm Island chromosome 10, KAUST_Apoly_ChrSc, whole genome shotgun sequence genome harbors these coding sequences:
- the LOC110968549 gene encoding protocadherin beta-15 translates to MPTVHLFSKACLIMDHRQNLQGWLSFLLFSLFFSVSFGEVRYVHPEEMQRGSVIGNVARDLGLKVTDLDARRARIVAEGTRQLCELDTASGNLLISQRIDREELCAQATVCILQYQLLLEDPLQAFSIVLDIADINDNSPVFATGEIQLDLVESTVLGRRFPLESAHDPDLGTNSVREYKLSQNEHFALEMSTQINGNAYPELVLKKALDREAQAEHVLKISAIDGGYPVRSGTASIRVRVLDANDNVPVFSQRVYKASVPENAPIGTVITTLNATDLDEGVYGELTYSFSHLLDKMGGVIEINPQSGEVRVAGVIDYEEASSHELDVQAKDGGGQASHCKLIIDVIDVNDNKPVIEIKSASANVAEDSKPGTMIALINIYDLDTGSSGRVTCAIPDNLPFKLVSEVKNYYMLVTDGLLDRELQPDYNITVTATDAGSPSLSSVKVMSIVVTDVNDNAPTFTQREYNANILENKPVGTFVMKVNAEDADDRSNAKIRYQIANSEVSSFLTINTDTGELFTSRLFDYEQSAHFQIKVTARDEGGPPLSTTCTINVFIQDQNDNSPVVLYPVQSAGFIAEDMVPVEAPRGYLVTKVVAVDADSGHNAWLSYRIIKATRPNLFMVDLHSGEIRTMRAFMEDDEPKHTLIVLVTDNGPESLSATATVSIMLGDGLPVLSELFEFADESQDSDNLTLYLIIALSTVSSLLLLLISGVFYFKLCRRGYVYRSTTASLPVFPTTYCPPSFTDLSRCGTLLKDERYDSFLTTGSWRGDFRFGSNTDTDTLKKRSAAYQKNTLRRVSADRGSLKVRAGAPHPCYVIK, encoded by the coding sequence ATGCCGACAGTGCATCTGTTTTCAAAAGCATGTTTGATAATGGACCATCGACAAAACTTGCAAGGGtggctttcttttttattatttagcctCTTTTTTTCCGTTTCGTTCGGAGAAGTTCGTTATGTTCATCCAGAGGAGATGCAGAGAGGCTCGGTTATCGGGAATGTTGCGCGGGATCTGGGACTGAAGGTGACGGATCTTGATGCTCGTCGAGCCCGGATTGTCGCAGAAGGAACCAGGCAGCTGTGTGAACTGGATACTGCGTCAGGCAACCTTTTGATCAGCCAGCGGATAGACCGAGAGGAGCTGTGCGCGCAAGCCACCGTCTGCATCCTACAATATCAGCTTTTGCTTGAAGATCCCCTCCAAGCGTTCAGCATAGTTTTGGACATCGCAGATATAAATGACAACAGTCCAGTGTTCGCTACAGGGGAGATACAACTGGATTTAGTGGAATCTACAGTCCTGGGGAGGCGCTTTCCCCTGGAGAGCGCGCATGACCCCGATTTGGGCACTAACTCTGTCCGTGAATATAAGCTGAGCCAGAATGAACATTTTGCACTAGAAATGAGTACCCAAATAAACGGCAATGCATATCCAGAACTAGTCCTTAAAAAGGCTTTGGACCGAGAGGCACAAGCTGAGCATGTGCTGAAAATCAGTGCAATTGACGGGGGGTATCCAGTCAGATCAGGAACTGCTTCTATCCGTGTCCGTGTATTGGACGCCAATGATAATGTCCCAGTTTTCAGCCAACGAGTTTACAAAGCCTCTGTGCCAGAGAACGCACCCATTGGGACTGTTATAACGACTCTGAATGCCACGGACTTAGACGAGGGTGTCTACGGGGAGCTAACGTACTCCTTCAGTCACCTGTTAGACAAGATGGGAGGAGTCATTGAAATTAACCCTCAGAGTGGAGAAGTTCGGGTTGCAGGTGTTATTGACTACGAAGAAGCTAGCTCACACGAGTTGGATGTTCAGGCTAAAGATGGCGGCGGTCAGGCATCTCATTGTAAACTAATAATTGATGTCATTGATGTAAACGACAATAAACCTGTGATAGAAATAAAGTCAGCCTCTGCTAACGTGGCTGAAGACTCTAAACCAGGGACGATGATCGCTCTGATTAATATTTACGACTTGGACACTGGAAGTAGTGGGCGTGTTACGTGCGCAATTCCAGACAATCTTCCATTTAAATTGGTGTCAGAGGTGAAAAACTATTACATGTTAGTGACTGACGGGTTGCTGGACAGAGAACTCCAACCTGACTATAATATCACAGTTACTGCCACTGATGCGGGCTCTCCTTCACTCTCTAGTGTAAAAGTTATGTCAATCGTGGTTACTGATGTAAATGATAACGCCCCGACTTTTACACAGAGAGAGTACAATGCcaacattttagaaaacaagCCAGTTGGCACATTTGTGATGAAAGTCAATGCAGAGGACGCTGACGACCGGTCTAATGCTAAAATACGGTACCAAATAGCTAACTCAGAAGTGTCATCTTTCCTTACTATCAACACAGATACAGGAGAGCTCTTTACATCACGCCTCTTTGATTACGAGCAATCGGCTCACTTCCAAATTAAGGTGACAGCTCGAGACGAAGGCGGGCCTCCACTTTCTACCACCTGTACGataaatgttttcattcagGACCAAAATGACAATTCACCTGTTGTCTTATATCCTGTCCAAAGTGCAGGGTTCATTGCTGAAGATATGGTGCCAGTTGAAGCGCCTCGCGGTTACCTGGTTACTAAGGTGGTAGCTGTGGACGCAGACTCTGGCCATAACGCCTGGCTTTCTTATAGAATAATCAAAGCAACGCGGCCCAATCTGTTTATGGTAGATCTGCATTCAGGAGAAATCAGAACTATGCGAGCATTCATGGAGGACGATGAGCCGAAACACACTCTTATCGTTTTAGTGACAGATAACGGGCCCGAGTCTCTGTCCGCCACTGCGACAGTCAGCATCATGCTTGGCGACGGCCTTCCCGTTTTGAGCGAACTTTTTGAGTTTGCAGATGAATCACAGGACAGCGATAACTTAACGCTCTATTTGATCATCGCTCTGTCAAccgtctcctctcttctcctccttttAATCAGCggagtgttttattttaagctctGCCGCCGTGGTTATGTTTACCGTTCAACCACGGCCAGTCTCCCCGTTTTCCCCACGACCTACTGCCCCCCGAGTTTCACAGATTTAAGCCGTTGCGGGACTTTGTTGAAAGATGAGCGATATGATTCTTTCTTGACCACCGGGTCGTGGAGAGGCGATTTTCGTTTTGGATCAAATACGGACACTGACACGCTTAAGAAAAGAAGTGCAGCTTATCAAAAGAACACACTGAGGCGCGTCAGTGCAGACAGGGGAAGTCTGAAAGTGAGAGCAGGTGCACCGCATCCTTGTTACGTGATCAAATGA